GGCGAGCGAGTACGGCGTTCCAGCCGACGTGGCAACGGAGTTGGCGGGGCTGCTGAGGCCGTGTGTCCTCCTGGTGAGGAAGGCCGATCTGCCCGATGCGGACCGGGAGGACGTCCTGCCGGCCGGACTGACCGGCGGCCTGCCTCCGCTACCCGGGGGTGAGGACGATGACGGGGGCGGCCCGGCGGATCCCTTCGTGCTGGCCGTCGACTGCGCGGCCCTGCCCCGCGACTTCCTCGACATCGAAATTCCCTCGGACGGGCAGCTGTTGTTCTTCACGACATTCGAGTACGAACCGGAGGATTCCACGGTTCTCCACGTCCCCGCCGACGGATCGACCGAGGAGCGACCGTCGCCGGAAAACGTGGGTGGCGGTCCGAGGACCGTCGTGTACGAACCGCATCTTTTGTATCCCGTGCCGGGGCTGACCATCGACCACGACTGGCGCAGACGTGACCTTGTGCGGACCTTCTTGGACGGTGCTGGTGGAAGCGACGGGGACGACCTCGGAGCGGGCGCCGAGGTGCTGGACCGTTTCGTGGAGGCGCTGGTGAACAGCGCCCACGCCGGTACCCCGCCCCACTCCGTGGCGCAGATCGGCGGATTCTCGGACCAGTGGCAGGTCCCTCCCGACCAGGACGGTCTGGTGCTCCTGGCCCAGATATCCGGGAACGGCGTCGACCACGGCCTGTTCACCCTGAAC
The window above is part of the Streptomyces sp. NBC_01428 genome. Proteins encoded here:
- a CDS encoding DUF1963 domain-containing protein gives rise to the protein MAYVDERNVTGLASEYGVPADVATELAGLLRPCVLLVRKADLPDADREDVLPAGLTGGLPPLPGGEDDDGGGPADPFVLAVDCAALPRDFLDIEIPSDGQLLFFTTFEYEPEDSTVLHVPADGSTEERPSPENVGGGPRTVVYEPHLLYPVPGLTIDHDWRRRDLVRTFLDGAGGSDGDDLGAGAEVLDRFVEALVNSAHAGTPPHSVAQIGGFSDQWQVPPDQDGLVLLAQISGNGVDHGLFTLNLVVGTRQDIAAGRWENLHFEQQC